From Entelurus aequoreus isolate RoL-2023_Sb linkage group LG22, RoL_Eaeq_v1.1, whole genome shotgun sequence, one genomic window encodes:
- the LOC133639243 gene encoding uncharacterized protein K02A2.6-like, with translation MASTQISHPEPFDFLNPSGWPRWIRRFERFRVVSGLTEKEEEYQVNSLLYAMGDAADDILAVLPLTDENKKKYDTVKEAFEQHCVGKHNVIFERAQFNMRFQQDGESAEAFITTVHKLAEHCNYRDLKEELIRDRIVVGINDRRLSEQLQMDSELTLVKTIQRVRQSETVKKQQTLMYNTAGEGDSKINLDAVQTRFQRLGKKPQHSNKGQRSDTQGEKECGRCGKGRRHAWKDCPAKDVECRKCRKIGHYAVACFRGKAVNTVTECQSDGDNDQEDYAFLGEVQTQTTRPWMENILLNGEAINFKIDTGADVTSIPESVFKPTRDGKLEKPLKKLFGPGRNPLNVKGCFQGKMLAKGLFTDQHVYVVAGLTQPLLGLPAIEAMQLVHRAEAVTATQPETDFKAAYPAVFHGLGELKEPYRIELKKGATPYALSTPRRVPLPLREKVREELDRMETMGVISKVTEPTAWCSGMVVVPKPKQDKLRICVDLTKLNKAVKRERHILPSVDQTLAMMSEAKVFTKLDARSGFWQIPLTPKSRPLTTFITPFGRYLFNRLPFGIKSAPEHFQRRMSQMLEDFEGVLCHADDVLVYGRDRQEHDQRLHSVLQKMQEEGLTLNEKCEFAKEHMIFVGHKVSAKGIEPDPNKTKAILQMPEPECAEDVRRLIGMANYLSKFLPQLATVTVPLKDLLREKNEWVWGEPQQTAFQKLKEGLSSPTALAKYSNAAETQVAADASAYGIGAVLTQKQADGSWQPVTFISRGLTDTEKRYAQIEKEALAATWACERLTSYVQGLHFTLLTDHKPLVPLLSTRGLDDLPPRVLRFRLRLLRYDYDIVHVPGKNLITADTLSRAPLQDKMSPGDLELEREVQVFVNTVVSSLPATDTRLEEIKRAQQADETCKTVSHYCLTEWPEKHTLRPDVAPYWKVRADLYLADDLLMKGERLVIPQALRREIMTKLHEGHQGISKCRSRAKESVWWPGITAHIREAVDQCETCQKYRIQYREPLMETTVPDRPWQKVHRGGRAQSYDI, from the exons ATGGCATCTACACAAATATCACACCCAGAACCATTTGACTTCTTAAATCCGTCAGGATGGCCAAGATGGATCAGAAGGTTTGAGAGATTTCGTGTTGTATCTGGATTAACAGAGAAAGAAGAGGAGTATCAGGTGAATTCACTTCTCTATGCTATGGGAGATGCAGCAGATGATATTTTGGCAGTTTTACCGTTGACTGATGAAAACAAAAAGAAGTATGATACAGTTAAAGAAGCATTTGAGCAGCACTGTGTGGGAAAACACAATGTGATTTTTGAAAGGGCCCAGTTTAACATGAGGTTCCAACAAGATGGAGAGAGTGCAGAAGCATTCATCACCACTGTGCACAAGTTAGCAGAACATTGTAACTATAGAGATCTGAAGGAAGAGCTAATAAGAGACAGAATTGTGGTTGGAATAAATGACAGGAGGCTGTCAGAACAGCTACAGATGGACTCAGAATTGACCCTGGTGAAGACAATACAAAGAGTGAGACAAAGTGAAACTGTTAAGAAACAACAGACATTAATGTACAACACTGCTGGAGAAGGAGACTCCAAGATAAATTTAGATGCTGTTCAGACAAGGTTTCAGCGCCTGGGGAAAAAGCCTCAACACTCAAACAAAGGCCAAAGGTCAGACACTCAAGGAGAAAAAGAGTGTGGCCGATGTGGAAAAGGACGCAGACATGCATGGAAAGACTGCCCAGCTAAAGATGTAGAATGTCGCAAGTGTCGCAAAATTGGACATTATGCAGTGGCCTGTTTCAGAGGGAAAGCAGTAAACACAGTCACAGAGTGCCAGTCAGACGGTGACAATGATCAGGAGGACTATGCTTTTCTAGGTGAGGTGCAAACACAGACTACAAGGCCTTGGATGGAAAATATACTACTCAACGGGGAAGCCATTAATTTTAAAATCGACACAGGAGCTGACGTGACATCCATACCGGAAAGTGTCTTTAAACCAACACGAGATGGCAAGTTGGAGAAACCACTTAAGAAACTGTTTGGACCGGGACGCAACCCCCTGAATGTAAAGGGCTGTTTCCAGGGGAAAATGCTGGCAAAAGGCCTCTTTACAGACCAACATGTTTATGTTGTGGCAGGACTGACACAACCACTTCTGGGACTACCAGCCATAGAGGCCATGCAACTGGTTCACAGAGCAGAGGCTGTCACAGCGACACAGCCTGAAACAGATTTCAAAGCAGCGTATCCAGCGGTGTTCCATGGGCTTGGTGAGCTGAAGGAGCCGTACCGCATAGAGCTGAAAAAAGGAGCGACACCTTATGCTCTCTCAACACCCAGACGGGTCCCACTGCCACTGAGAGAGAAAGTGCGTGAAGAACTGGATAGAATGGAAACTATGGGAGTCATATCAAAAGTGACAGAACCAACGGCTTGGTGCTCTGGAATGGTTGTGGTTCCAAAACCAAAGCAGGACAAACTCAGGATCTGTGTAGATCTCACAAAGCTAAACAAAGCAGTGAAAAGAGAACGCCATATTCTTCCTTCCGTCGACCAAACACTTGCGATGATGTCAGAGGCAAAGGTTTTCACAAAACTAGATGCTCGATCTGGATTTTGGCAAATCCCATTAACCCCAAAATCACGACCATTAACCACATTCATCACTCCTTTTGGGAGATATCTGTTCAACCGCCTGCCCTTTGGGATCAAATCCGCTCCAGAACATTTTCAAAGAAGGAtgtcacaaatgttggaggatttTGAGGGCGTGCTGTGTCATGCAGATGATGTTCTTGTGTATGGCCGTGACAGACAGGAACATGACCAAAGACTGCACAGTGTGCTCCAGAAAATGCAGGAGGAAGGCCTCACTTTGAACGAGAAGTGTGAGTTTGCTAAGGAGCACATGATCTTTGTTGGTCACAAGGTTTCGGCAAAAGGCATCGAGCCCgacccaaacaaaacaaaagcgatTCTTCAGATGCCAGAGCCTGAATGCGCGGAGGATGTGCGCCGCCTAATAGGCATGGCAAATTACCTGTCCAAATTCTTGCCACAACTGGCTACTGTCACCGTGCCCCTGAAAGACCTACTGAGGGAGAAAAATGAGTGGGTCTGGGGGGAACCTCAACAGACTGCTTTTCAAAAGCTGAAAGAAGGACTGAGCTCACCGACAGCACTTGCTAAATATTCAAATGCAGCAGAGACTCAAGTAGCAGCAGATGCATCAGCATACGGAATAGGTGCTGTTCTCACGCAGAAACAGGCTGATGGCTCATGGCAACCAGTGACGTTTATTTCAAGAGGACTGACAGATACAGAGAAGCGCTATGCGCAGATTGAAAAGGAGGCGCTGGCAGCAACATGGGCGTGCGAAAGACTGACCTCCTACGTGCAGGGTCTACACTTCACACTCCTGACAGACCATAAGCCCCTGGTCCCACTGTTGAGCACCAGAGGTTTGGATGATCTGCCACCAAGGGTTCTGAGATTTCGTCTGCGACTCCTGAGGTATGATTATGACATTGTTCATGTCCCAGGGAAAAACCTCATCACTGCAGACACGCTGTCTAGAGCGCCGCTTCAGGACAAGATGTCACCTGGTGACTTGGAACTTGAAAGAGAGGTCCAGGTGTTTGTGAATACTGTTGTGTCCTCACTCCCCGCTACAGACACACGATTGGAAGAAATTAAACGGGCACAACAAGCAgatgaaacatgcaaaacagtGTCACACTACTGTCTGACAGAATGGCCGGAAAAACACACGCTGAGGCCAGACGTTGCCCCCTACTGGAAGGTCAGAGCAGACCTGTATCTTGCAGATGACCTTCTCATGAAAGGCGAGAGACTGGTGATACCACAAGCACTCAGAAGGGAGATCATGACTAAACTTCACGAAGGTCATCAAGGAATCTCCAAATGTCGCTCTAGAGCCAAGGAATCGGTATGGTGGCCTGGAATCACTGCCCACATCAGAGAGGCAGTGGACCAGTGTGAAACGTGCCAAAAATATAGAATCCAGTACAGAGAGCCGCTGATGGAGACCACAGTACCAGATCGCCCATGGCAAAAG GTACATCGAGGTGGCAGAGCTCAGAGTTACGACATCTGA
- the gprc5bb gene encoding G protein-coupled receptor, class C, group 5, member Bb: protein MAAYAFAVVLSLLVGCCTSHPSPPPPLGCSENVEPPYRVLCDLESVWGVVLEAVACCGGLTSLILSALLLVKLRSISDPARRSGVGPLLLLLGTLLGIFLISLAFLVGKNQVLCVIRRAFWGPLFALCFSSLLVQGLRLRRLVAGRSSPSGSSLAALGLALALVQGIISAEWVLLTVVREGHPACEYPPLDFALTCSYTLGLLLIAMGLSLGVVLCGGEFGVEGPPECEEDRDGENDKRRWKCNAVWLFLASLASALLWVAWLGFYLYGSQAVRPRAKAGKSGGGAGKAEDRLLDEPALAVALVVQGWILLLFHAIPESHLCLWNRPQCGTQDFFDTSETTPPPHFRDELPAHSHQAFQENQAFSMEEHSATLRSGNYQSGRGSIRPGIAFRGHVYQPTEMALVMNGGSMPTAPINYTGRRLW, encoded by the exons ATGGCTGCCTACGCTTTCGCCGTCGTCCTCTCACTACTCGTCGGCTGTTGCACGTCGCACCCGTCACCGCCGCCTCCACTGGGGTGTAGTGAGAATGTGGAGCCTCCATACAGAGTGCTGTGTGACTTGGAGTCGGTGTGGGGTGTTGTCCTGGAGGCGGTGGCCTGCTGCGGGGGCCTCACATCTCTGATCCTGTCCGCGCTCCTGCTCGTCAAACTTCGCTCCATCTCCGACCCGGCCAGGCGCTCTGGCGTGGGCCCCCTTCTGCTGCTCCTGGGCACGCTCCTAGGGATATTCCTCATCTCTCTTGCGTTCCTTGTGGGAAAGAACCAGGTCCTATGCGTGATCCGCAGGGCCTTCTGGGGACCCCTCTTTGCCCTGTGCTTCTCCAGCTTGTTGGTCCAGGGCTTGAGGCTCAGGAGGTTGGTGGCCGGGAGGTCGAGCCCATCTGGTAGCTCGCTGGCTGCACTGGGCTTGGCCTTGGCCTTGGTTCAGGGGATCATCTCTGCTGAATGGGTCCTTCTCACTGTAGTCAGGGAGGGCCACCCGGCCTGCGAATACCCACCTCTGGACTTTGCTCTGACGTGCAGCTACACCCTCGGGCTGCTCCTCATTGCCATGGGGCTCTCTCTAGGGGTGGTGTTGTGCGGGGGAGAGTTTGGGGTCGAGGGGCCACCTGAGTGTGAGGAGGACAGGGACGGAGAGAACGACAAAAGGAGATGGAAGTGTAACGCAGTGTGGCTCTTCCTGGCTAGTCTTGCATCAGCATTGCTTTGGGTGGCCTGGCTTGGCTTCTATCTCTACGGGAGCCAAGCAGTGAGGCCCAGGGCGAAGGCGGGGAAGTCAGGGGGAGGAGCCGGAAAGGCGGAGGATCGTCTGCTGGACGAGCCCGCTCTGGCGGTGGCCCTCGTCGTTCAGGGATGGATCCTGCTGCTGTTCCACGCCATTCCAGAAAGCCACCTGTGTCTCTGGAACCGTCCACAATGCGGCACGCAGGATTTCTTCGACACCAGCGAGACGACGCCTCCTCCGCACTTCAGAGACGAGCTCCCTGCACATTCTCACCAAGCCTTCCAGGAGAACCAGGCCTTTTCTATGGAGGAGCACAGTGCAA CTCTCCGCAGTGGAAACTACCAAAGCGGCCGTGGGAGTATTCGCCCCGGCATCGCTTTCAGGGGTCATGTCTACCAACCAACTGAAATGGCTCTTGTCATGAATGGCGGATCG ATGCCCACGGCGCCGATTAATTACACTGGAAGACGCCTCTGGTAA